A genomic segment from Pedobacter sp. MC2016-14 encodes:
- a CDS encoding DPP IV N-terminal domain-containing protein, with protein MNRKYKLLWLLLILPASLWAQTPDYEAAEYFDAPNLQRQIGTTQVIPFFLKKSNKFWFSANGPAAGGLPPHRPMKGQKIDIGNDADERVTTDYGINATSPPSLNVFSLDKDNYYLVDPDKKQKIVLFDKVAIAQKLQELTKGEPSRTSVTYSPQFSNDEKTVQVGYNGETYDYNYTTKTLLKQVKKGPQKFPVYHTGTISPDKKWLLYSRHHNLYIKGVNTDTAERVLANDGAEYHSFSINELDKYAGVNGSTDAVWTPDSKSFYVLRKDTRKVQTLSVFNSASNFGRPYLTTYKYELPGDADVAQYEFYVGNAAAHTLKKVNIDRWPDQQVEVLRNQTSNGEVFILRKKRSRDEMELCAVDLNTGALRVVINEVSKPFINMDMFNVSIINGGKDILWWSDRTGWGQYYHYDRTGRLLNSVTQGDWTAGKIVATDSAKKVVYFYGYGKEKGRNPNYAFLYKVGLDGRNQQLLTPEDATHAVFMSPNKNYFVDYFSRIDLEPVTIVRNTEGKYIQEVLKPDFSKLYAYGWKQPEMFTVKAKDGVTDLYGLMWKPFNFDPNKKYPIISQVYPGPFIETVWNEFTVTDRYNNTSLAQTGFVVVVMGHRGSSPYRNAAYYKFGYGNLRDYALEDDKYGLEQLAARYNFIDLNRVGIFGHSGGGMMSTAALCTYPGFYKVAVSSSGNHDNTIYNRTWGETYNGYGKKIDVNQSLAKNLRGHLMLVTGESDQNVNPAGTYRMVDALIKADKDFDLLVLPGQSHTYEEPYKTYFQRRLRQYFAKYLMEK; from the coding sequence ATGAACAGAAAATATAAGTTATTGTGGCTACTGTTAATTTTGCCCGCTTCTTTGTGGGCGCAAACGCCAGATTATGAAGCCGCCGAATATTTTGACGCCCCAAACCTGCAAAGGCAAATAGGTACTACGCAGGTTATCCCTTTTTTTCTGAAGAAAAGTAACAAGTTTTGGTTTAGCGCTAATGGCCCGGCAGCAGGTGGACTTCCCCCGCATCGCCCGATGAAGGGGCAGAAGATCGACATTGGCAATGATGCCGATGAGCGGGTTACAACTGATTATGGAATAAATGCCACGTCTCCACCTTCATTGAATGTTTTTAGCCTGGATAAGGATAATTATTATTTGGTTGATCCCGACAAAAAGCAGAAAATTGTTTTGTTTGACAAGGTGGCCATTGCTCAGAAGCTGCAGGAATTAACAAAGGGAGAGCCAAGTCGTACTTCGGTAACCTACAGTCCCCAGTTTTCAAATGATGAAAAAACCGTGCAGGTAGGATATAACGGTGAGACTTACGACTATAACTATACTACAAAGACACTGCTGAAGCAGGTAAAAAAGGGGCCTCAGAAATTTCCTGTTTACCATACTGGTACCATATCGCCAGATAAAAAATGGCTGTTGTATTCTCGTCATCATAATTTATACATTAAGGGGGTTAATACGGATACCGCAGAGCGCGTACTGGCTAATGATGGAGCTGAATACCATTCTTTTTCCATCAATGAGTTGGATAAATATGCTGGCGTTAACGGATCTACAGATGCAGTTTGGACTCCTGATTCTAAATCATTCTATGTGCTTCGTAAAGATACACGGAAGGTGCAGACGCTGTCTGTGTTCAATTCTGCAAGCAATTTCGGCAGGCCTTACCTAACTACCTATAAATATGAGCTGCCCGGTGATGCAGATGTTGCGCAATATGAGTTTTACGTGGGCAATGCTGCGGCACATACGCTTAAAAAGGTAAACATCGACCGTTGGCCCGATCAGCAAGTAGAGGTGTTGCGCAACCAAACCAGCAATGGAGAAGTTTTTATACTGCGCAAGAAGAGAAGTCGTGACGAAATGGAACTTTGTGCGGTAGATTTAAATACAGGTGCTTTGCGTGTGGTGATCAATGAGGTTAGCAAACCTTTTATCAATATGGATATGTTCAATGTTTCTATTATTAACGGAGGCAAGGATATTTTATGGTGGAGCGACCGGACAGGATGGGGACAATATTATCACTACGACAGAACTGGTCGTTTGCTAAATTCGGTTACACAAGGTGACTGGACTGCGGGTAAGATTGTAGCAACGGACAGTGCTAAGAAGGTTGTTTATTTTTATGGCTATGGCAAAGAAAAAGGGCGCAATCCCAACTATGCATTTTTATATAAAGTTGGTTTAGATGGTCGCAACCAACAATTGCTGACCCCTGAAGATGCAACCCATGCCGTTTTTATGTCGCCAAATAAGAATTATTTTGTGGATTATTTTTCCAGGATAGACCTTGAACCGGTAACCATTGTACGCAACACCGAAGGTAAATATATCCAGGAAGTATTGAAACCCGATTTTAGCAAACTGTATGCTTATGGATGGAAACAGCCGGAAATGTTTACGGTAAAAGCTAAGGATGGGGTAACAGATCTTTACGGATTGATGTGGAAACCCTTTAACTTCGATCCCAATAAAAAATACCCTATCATTTCACAAGTGTATCCCGGGCCTTTTATAGAAACCGTATGGAATGAATTTACAGTGACTGACCGATACAACAATACCTCATTGGCTCAAACGGGTTTTGTAGTTGTGGTGATGGGCCATAGGGGCAGTTCGCCTTACCGCAATGCAGCCTATTATAAGTTTGGTTATGGCAATTTGAGGGACTATGCCTTGGAGGATGATAAATATGGCTTGGAGCAGCTGGCCGCACGTTATAACTTCATCGATTTAAATAGGGTTGGGATCTTTGGTCACTCAGGAGGGGGCATGATGTCCACAGCCGCATTATGTACTTACCCGGGTTTTTATAAGGTTGCTGTGTCTTCTTCAGGGAATCATGACAATACTATTTATAACCGAACATGGGGCGAAACCTACAATGGTTACGGTAAAAAGATTGATGTAAACCAAAGTCTGGCCAAAAACCTAAGGGGGCATTTGATGCTGGTTACAGGTGAGTCTGATCAAAATGTTAACCCTGCAGGTACGTATAGAATGGTAGATGCGCTGATTAAGGCAGATAAAGATTTTGATTTATTGGTGTTGCCCGGGCAAAGTCATACTTATGAAGAACCTTACAAGACGTATTTTCAAAGGCGCTTAAGGCAGTATTTTGCAAAGTATTTGATGGAAAAATAA
- a CDS encoding thioredoxin family protein, translating into MKKLLTGIMFMMATAGYAQNRSINFNTTSLQEAFKLAKAQHKMIFTDCYTEWCVPCKGMEKLVFTQDSVADFFNSHFINVKMDMEKGEGPAAIKTYTVGAFPTYLLFDENGKQVYKFVGGMSATEFMAKIKLGMKVDNEESRMLARYAAGERQPDLMRELILLKIRQMEIGVAKKLNDELMDLLTPAQRALPENWVLFKENRYAMYLSNVDTRNFNYLVDHWRDFAANNNKDSVDRKMSLIFRKLATESLEGYHFKKQPYVKAQFEHYKEQIKATEMPDKNQLLVLIEMGQAAGEKNPEKVTALFEKNIHTFSEDNLRITWGYVSYCASIPGYKYPRATQIADKVIKKTKNPYLVSTCEMLKANQIRANKPINEAQNK; encoded by the coding sequence ATGAAAAAACTATTGACAGGAATAATGTTCATGATGGCCACTGCCGGTTATGCACAAAATAGAAGCATCAATTTTAATACTACCTCCTTGCAGGAAGCTTTTAAGCTAGCCAAGGCGCAGCATAAAATGATTTTTACCGATTGTTATACAGAATGGTGTGTACCCTGCAAAGGAATGGAAAAGCTGGTGTTTACACAAGATAGCGTAGCAGATTTTTTTAATAGCCATTTTATCAATGTAAAAATGGATATGGAAAAAGGAGAGGGGCCGGCTGCAATTAAAACCTATACTGTGGGCGCATTTCCAACCTATTTGTTATTTGATGAAAATGGCAAGCAGGTTTATAAGTTTGTAGGTGGTATGTCGGCTACTGAATTTATGGCGAAAATAAAGCTGGGTATGAAGGTAGACAATGAAGAAAGCCGGATGCTGGCAAGGTATGCTGCTGGAGAGCGCCAGCCAGACTTGATGAGAGAACTGATTCTGTTAAAAATCCGCCAGATGGAAATTGGAGTAGCAAAAAAGCTGAATGATGAACTGATGGATTTGCTTACACCTGCTCAGCGTGCCTTACCAGAAAACTGGGTACTATTTAAAGAGAACAGGTACGCTATGTATTTATCTAATGTAGATACCCGGAATTTTAACTACCTGGTAGACCACTGGAGGGATTTTGCAGCGAACAACAACAAAGACTCCGTAGACCGTAAAATGTCATTGATCTTTAGAAAACTTGCAACTGAATCTTTAGAAGGTTATCACTTTAAAAAACAGCCTTATGTTAAAGCGCAGTTTGAACACTATAAAGAACAGATCAAAGCTACGGAGATGCCAGATAAAAACCAGTTATTGGTGTTGATTGAAATGGGACAAGCTGCGGGGGAGAAAAATCCGGAGAAAGTAACCGCACTGTTTGAAAAAAATATCCATACTTTTTCTGAAGACAATCTGAGGATTACCTGGGGTTATGTATCTTATTGTGCTTCTATTCCGGGTTACAAATACCCAAGGGCTACTCAAATTGCAGATAAGGTGATCAAAAAAACAAAAAACCCTTACCTGGTTTCAACATGTGAGATGCTTAAAGCCAACCAGATCAGGGCAAATAAACCCATAAACGAAGCTCAAAATAAGTAG
- a CDS encoding zinc-dependent metalloprotease encodes MKPIKTVFLSLGLMVTGIVCAYAQTETKVPAIGTFVKPAAKQYKGMFNILVQDDKYFIEIPDQLLGRDILTSITIISGSAQRMRNPAMRYGFAGDAVNDRVIRFNKGINGKMNLIAPEFVQATDTGSMYFNAVKTNLVPSLLAFDIVATGTSSSLIDITNLFAGDNDLFSLKGAAVELKLGSFEPQKSKLLGVSAFENNIVFRSIKSYGEGAPAQGPPAAPGAAPKKQETNPTMWEVGSSWFLLPKVPMAQRYADKRIGYFLTGLKNYDTNPERNEFLTFANRWRIEPKPEDLQKFKNGELVEPAKPIVFYIDRNTPAYLIPYMIEGVNAWRKSFEKIGFKNAITGKLAPTAAEDPDYTMEDARYSYISYKPSEMANAYGPQIVDPRSGEILSSHIAVFHNIQELLQRWYFSMCATTDPAARKIPMDKALMGTLIKNVITHEVGHTIGLRHNFAGSSSYPVDSLRNRDFIRKNSFGPSVMDYMRFNYAAQPEDKMSPTDLLPVIGVYDDYAIEWGYKYMPEMDSKAVADYLTSWVSEKRKDPRFFYFEEGDFFDPRVQSEDIGDNNMKANALGVENLKKIMANLNKWGEGDDHEYLTLRSMYRAVQGRYYQYLQHVAKNIGGVFTDNALRTEHKSNFIPVSRAQQKEALAYLAAYMLTEPKWLYPEDIMAKTRFSFDSDVEASYGDLLGRLFSKYSALSRVENIEGNSEYTAAEFLTDLHQLIFKGMEDGKPISRYNRMLQRSFLNTVLRHVDSPGTFPNNVDLKMTELLKITAAQAEAGAALQTDFISKSHLTAIANMIKVWRTGRNDAYLTK; translated from the coding sequence ATGAAACCTATAAAAACAGTGTTCCTCAGCCTCGGGCTGATGGTTACAGGAATTGTATGCGCGTATGCACAAACAGAAACAAAGGTGCCGGCTATCGGCACCTTTGTTAAACCTGCCGCCAAACAGTATAAAGGGATGTTTAATATCCTGGTACAAGACGATAAATATTTCATAGAAATTCCAGATCAATTGCTTGGTCGTGATATTCTTACCAGCATTACCATCATCAGCGGTTCGGCGCAGCGTATGCGTAACCCTGCAATGCGCTATGGTTTTGCAGGAGATGCGGTAAATGACCGCGTAATCCGTTTTAATAAGGGTATCAATGGGAAAATGAACCTCATTGCTCCAGAATTTGTACAAGCAACTGATACGGGTAGTATGTACTTTAATGCGGTCAAAACGAATTTAGTACCCAGCCTCCTTGCTTTTGATATCGTGGCAACCGGAACTTCGAGTTCTCTTATTGACATTACCAACCTCTTTGCCGGCGACAACGATTTATTCTCTTTAAAGGGAGCTGCCGTGGAACTGAAATTAGGTTCATTTGAACCTCAGAAGTCTAAGCTACTTGGCGTAAGTGCTTTTGAAAATAACATCGTTTTTCGCTCCATTAAAAGTTATGGCGAAGGTGCCCCAGCGCAAGGGCCACCTGCTGCACCTGGTGCAGCACCAAAAAAGCAAGAAACTAACCCAACGATGTGGGAGGTTGGATCCTCCTGGTTTTTATTGCCAAAGGTGCCAATGGCTCAGCGTTACGCAGATAAAAGAATAGGTTATTTTTTAACGGGCCTAAAAAATTATGATACAAACCCCGAAAGAAATGAGTTTTTAACCTTTGCCAACAGATGGCGAATTGAACCTAAACCGGAAGATCTGCAGAAATTCAAAAACGGCGAACTGGTTGAACCTGCAAAACCGATCGTATTTTACATTGATCGCAATACCCCGGCATACCTTATCCCCTACATGATTGAAGGGGTAAACGCCTGGCGCAAAAGTTTTGAAAAGATAGGCTTTAAAAATGCTATTACCGGCAAGCTTGCCCCAACTGCTGCAGAAGATCCGGATTATACCATGGAGGATGCCAGGTACTCTTACATTTCTTATAAGCCTTCTGAAATGGCCAATGCTTACGGACCGCAAATTGTAGACCCCCGCTCTGGTGAAATTCTCTCTTCTCACATTGCGGTGTTCCACAACATTCAGGAACTCCTGCAACGCTGGTATTTCTCCATGTGCGCCACAACAGACCCTGCTGCAAGAAAAATCCCCATGGACAAGGCGCTGATGGGAACACTTATTAAAAACGTGATTACCCATGAGGTAGGGCATACCATTGGCTTGAGGCACAATTTTGCAGGCAGCTCATCCTACCCGGTTGATAGCTTACGCAATAGAGATTTTATCCGTAAAAATAGCTTCGGTCCATCTGTAATGGATTATATGCGTTTTAATTACGCCGCGCAGCCAGAGGATAAAATGTCTCCAACAGACTTGCTGCCCGTTATTGGTGTATACGATGATTATGCGATTGAATGGGGCTATAAATACATGCCCGAAATGGATTCAAAAGCTGTGGCAGACTACCTTACTTCCTGGGTTTCCGAAAAAAGAAAAGACCCACGTTTTTTTTACTTTGAGGAGGGCGACTTTTTTGATCCAAGGGTGCAGAGCGAAGACATTGGAGACAACAATATGAAAGCCAATGCCCTTGGTGTAGAAAACCTTAAAAAAATTATGGCCAACCTCAATAAATGGGGAGAAGGCGATGATCATGAGTATTTAACCCTCCGGTCAATGTACCGCGCCGTTCAGGGCCGTTATTATCAATACCTGCAACACGTAGCTAAAAACATAGGTGGTGTATTTACTGATAATGCATTGCGTACAGAGCATAAAAGTAATTTCATTCCGGTTAGCCGGGCGCAGCAAAAGGAAGCACTGGCCTATTTAGCTGCCTACATGTTAACAGAGCCTAAATGGTTGTATCCTGAAGATATTATGGCAAAAACAAGGTTTAGCTTTGATAGCGATGTAGAAGCCAGTTATGGTGATCTGCTAGGCAGGTTGTTCTCTAAATATTCCGCATTGTCAAGGGTAGAGAATATTGAGGGTAATAGTGAATATACGGCTGCCGAATTTTTAACTGATTTGCATCAGTTGATTTTTAAAGGTATGGAAGATGGAAAGCCTATATCCCGCTACAACAGAATGCTGCAACGCTCTTTTCTTAATACAGTACTTAGGCATGTTGATAGTCCGGGCACGTTTCCTAATAATGTAGACTTAAAAATGACGGAGCTGCTAAAAATTACAGCAGCACAAGCTGAAGCAGGTGCAGCACTGCAAACCGACTTCATTTCAAAAAGCCACCTAACCGCTATTGCAAACATGATTAAGGTTTGGCGTACCGGAAGAAACGATGCATATCTAACTAAATAA
- a CDS encoding zinc-dependent metalloprotease has translation MKYIYYTLFTASLLLSGSGIQAQVTSSSSASHKAKAVAPAPITETDATKDEPMAFQKFFKKTMVVTPGEFTVYQDGSRYFLEVPASALNSDLLIIGDIARGYSNNISQSSGVIRLSKGTGNNLNVTKEVYKEAASPDFNQGIEALVQKSNLVPVSFVMPIEALGKIKGSYILNITRHLLESGELFSFKEVSGLSGSDAARSGVQKVRASQNGVVFSVLRTQTTPGSSYNGSKAIDKAVAYVLELVIQRLPASQMKVREADQRIGFGTVNYNDFGKSPYGVKNVKVITKWNLGVKAADQKRYFAGELVEPEKQIKIFVDPTTPALFVPYIKKAVQQWNDAFSTAGFKNALVVVMDQNDSWLSSGKILIKWGNALNGIATNTVTDPRTGEILAAKMNIDVNVCDELLPSYFAKCGFKDPRVMKNLYNPALRGEIMEWKVAKGLGELLGMTPNLHGSAAYTPKQLRSGTWLKDHGFTASVTDDMQFNYVVQPEDNIDVAELMPRVGAYDKMAIGWAYRIFADRTAEKKMLASLKISNAELLFLDENKNDPSTRKGDLSSDLLEASELGMKNVQRYYPQVEKLTSAMDDKDEDWSNFKLLSKAFQISYQLYTDNVVSYIGGVSVRPVLKGYNDTGIIYTSKKDQQKAMALLNNWFFNGAPSWMQSKKLNQLNSESESSKMGNSTQDALRKFISSDVLNNLIQAEYALGKEAYTVNDLFTDLDHYIFKDFNTTDSVDAYRMLMQTNFIYDLSVAVAKNNITGGLTDSNEVLHLYFIRTMERIGNLADKHQDASAREHYRVMKQKIQRDMNQKQN, from the coding sequence ATGAAATATATATATTATACCCTGTTTACCGCTTCTTTATTACTCAGCGGATCAGGAATACAGGCACAGGTAACCAGCAGCTCCTCTGCATCCCATAAGGCTAAGGCCGTAGCACCTGCGCCAATAACCGAAACTGATGCAACTAAGGATGAGCCAATGGCTTTTCAAAAGTTTTTTAAAAAAACAATGGTTGTTACGCCAGGGGAGTTCACTGTTTACCAGGACGGCTCCAGATATTTCCTGGAAGTGCCCGCATCGGCATTAAATTCGGATCTTTTAATCATTGGCGATATTGCCCGTGGATATAGCAATAACATTTCGCAATCCTCCGGTGTGATCCGTTTAAGTAAGGGAACGGGAAACAACCTTAATGTAACCAAAGAGGTTTATAAGGAGGCGGCATCCCCGGATTTTAACCAGGGGATTGAAGCGCTGGTTCAAAAATCTAACCTTGTTCCGGTGAGTTTTGTAATGCCTATAGAAGCTTTAGGAAAAATAAAAGGCAGTTACATTTTAAACATTACCAGGCATTTGCTGGAAAGTGGAGAGCTTTTCTCCTTTAAAGAGGTAAGCGGACTAAGTGGTTCTGATGCAGCACGCTCTGGTGTGCAAAAAGTAAGGGCTTCACAAAATGGTGTTGTGTTCAGTGTACTACGTACTCAAACTACACCTGGCTCTAGTTACAATGGTAGCAAAGCGATAGATAAGGCTGTGGCTTACGTGCTTGAGCTCGTTATCCAGCGATTGCCTGCATCCCAAATGAAAGTGAGGGAAGCAGACCAGAGAATAGGTTTTGGAACAGTTAATTACAACGATTTTGGGAAAAGCCCTTACGGCGTAAAAAATGTAAAAGTAATTACAAAATGGAATCTTGGGGTTAAAGCGGCGGATCAAAAACGCTACTTTGCCGGTGAACTGGTTGAACCAGAAAAGCAGATCAAGATTTTTGTAGATCCTACTACGCCTGCGCTCTTTGTCCCTTACATCAAAAAAGCTGTGCAGCAATGGAACGACGCCTTTAGCACAGCAGGATTTAAAAATGCACTGGTGGTGGTGATGGATCAAAACGACAGCTGGTTGTCTTCAGGAAAGATCCTTATTAAATGGGGCAATGCCTTAAATGGCATTGCCACCAATACCGTTACAGATCCCCGTACGGGAGAGATTCTTGCCGCGAAGATGAATATTGATGTAAACGTGTGCGATGAATTACTGCCTTCTTATTTTGCTAAATGTGGGTTTAAAGACCCAAGGGTTATGAAAAACCTATACAATCCAGCCCTGCGCGGCGAAATTATGGAATGGAAGGTGGCAAAGGGTTTAGGGGAATTGCTGGGCATGACGCCTAACCTTCACGGCAGCGCCGCATACACCCCAAAACAGCTTAGATCTGGCACATGGTTAAAAGATCACGGCTTTACAGCTTCCGTAACAGACGATATGCAATTTAACTATGTGGTACAGCCAGAAGATAACATTGATGTTGCAGAGCTAATGCCACGTGTTGGTGCATACGATAAAATGGCGATTGGATGGGCATACCGCATATTCGCAGATCGCACAGCAGAAAAGAAAATGTTGGCCTCTTTGAAAATATCAAATGCTGAACTGCTCTTCCTGGACGAAAATAAAAACGATCCATCTACCAGAAAAGGCGACTTATCTTCTGATCTTCTGGAGGCTTCAGAATTGGGTATGAAGAACGTTCAGCGCTATTATCCACAAGTGGAAAAACTCACTTCAGCTATGGACGATAAAGACGAAGATTGGTCTAACTTCAAACTGCTTTCTAAAGCTTTTCAAATTAGTTATCAATTGTATACAGATAATGTGGTCAGCTATATTGGAGGTGTTTCCGTACGTCCGGTGCTTAAGGGATATAACGATACCGGTATAATATATACGTCAAAAAAAGATCAGCAAAAGGCAATGGCCTTACTAAATAATTGGTTCTTTAACGGTGCGCCTTCCTGGATGCAGAGTAAAAAGTTAAATCAGCTTAACTCAGAGTCTGAATCTTCAAAGATGGGCAATAGTACACAGGATGCCCTCAGGAAATTTATAAGTTCTGATGTGCTAAACAACCTTATACAGGCAGAATATGCATTGGGTAAGGAAGCATATACAGTGAACGACCTGTTTACAGATCTTGATCATTATATTTTTAAGGATTTTAATACAACCGATTCTGTGGATGCTTACCGGATGCTTATGCAAACCAATTTTATATATGATCTCTCTGTGGCAGTTGCTAAAAACAACATCACCGGTGGTTTAACTGACTCTAACGAAGTGTTGCACCTCTATTTTATCAGGACTATGGAGCGCATTGGAAATCTTGCAGATAAACATCAGGACGCTTCGGCACGGGAGCATTACAGGGTAATGAAGCAAAAAATTCAACGGGATATGAACCAAAAACAGAACTAA